A single Montipora foliosa isolate CH-2021 chromosome 7, ASM3666993v2, whole genome shotgun sequence DNA region contains:
- the LOC138009502 gene encoding uncharacterized protein isoform X1 produces the protein MASSSGTSQEQRRWVVVGIALHEVLIPCLRDKIKSEMTPFYQHTVRNFGLDKQTFGTHCKTFPTTFKTYPTTCKTYPTTAVHLNYGSINSNATRHGNKAHCYDYCVKDEVSLAKLFMKPFMAQFNAFDQSFDSSAALSVLCGALPFTSVQKLAGDVRFNVRNKWAHCNFADWTEKHYDTCFDLMEALVKNLGVLPIDETRVLGTLKLWRNHGLEICLGTPLDNTLLKTFHKEVQQLSADLLDCKVQSAKITVTLNQFKTELDRAVALKDDQDMARDEMKETSQEVQILCKALEDKSISMRKDLDSVIATVNRMPTSEDDFKQVVFDAPDQNKFFAGRASEIKSLERCLPLDKSKQVRMAAICGLGGCGKTTLAIQFAWKYKNEYEGGVFWISMEDDKKFENSVTDLALRLKIYANSFDVTLSKFLTWISRQEKTWLLVLDDVDQFNLSEGMHKVLFGRWKRQASGHVLLTTRREPKEVSESLTLEPSCCLQVSVFPEDDAKCFLVARSGINNAAEEEAALDELVRELGSLPLALEQAGAHIKALECSVSSYLEEYKSQRMKLLSQRMAKPSWEYESPARRAVHTTWLLNFEYVKRSNYGDVASRFVQAAAFLAPNEIQEELINSQLLSADGQSIQSRNLPLMKECVIETLTKFSLFQRKRSSTLWLHHLVQEVIRSRLTVDETSSSLISAVKIVDQAFRNCPSPERIPKDVGTSVREQPSAHVANRSLFYLWSKLTTHSSELQYHLKLFLDKNNIGREDKAVILSQEASHVVYQNAIHLSVHGHQKDAKESERLAIQILDSCPSDDEISKDFKDLLPHTLPFPQKLQKTVLYSCHPPIENQAIVSGKEMHPESASTDDIRLRGNDLFKAGRFREAVEAYTEALEATKDAKHQDPRLFHNRATAHLKLRNFEKCLQDSQEYIKLMPNCWKGYSRRALALTGLGMRSSALCSAAIAYHHDKNSCCDYEAFRTEFKDLDSKLEVVESSEQLMRSLERNKNENLPRKVLLLANTHYEMGDAADPDCFFTSMASLGDKADLILNCGELSIIKDCVFQNIKFSGKCAIFIPADGNAEFYKCTFRNSVLDCPVMAIEGKARLFECEIRNSEGSGLGIWGPFASVELIKCQISGNGRMNNPNTYGIRAFDRGQLLVNKCHVYGNTRGIWLDEGPREGVPARGVTITDSEIYDNKYEGVVVGGVPGSAVCPFGVILRNKIYHNGTFGFRATLCIDDVLLEGNMVFKNLWWGIFVHNNSGGLYKNNEIYSNKMGGVMIGKRSPGKTPCVLENNYIHDNCGPAFREGLRPNEGDSFPREFKVFFEKALQERVLGQGMATDVTVPNMTSAEIKSNQCLRNDLGQTNLKGATGNTYCLFCFRHDVELKTCKRCMTARYCGKECQKQHWKKHKNSCKAMGERNLLEVSLPTIPTARFVRFHPDIEPSGPDYAFPPPRDGSRFIVKIQTLEPGPFLGTGSGMISNEQDPIEARMRIFDRSHSVYFQLSGKPQLYHLVMECGMIGVSLNFTKKLYAWAAFKDAQTLRILTHEFPQVQNW, from the exons ATGGCTTCCTCATCCGGGACATCCCAGGAGCAGCGTAGGTGGGTAGTGGTGGGAATTGCTCTTCACGAGGTTCTCATTCCATGCCTCAGGGACAAAATTAAGAGCGAAATGACACCCTTCTACCAGCACACTGTGCGAAACTTTGGCTTAGACAAGCAAACGTTTGGAACTCACTGTAAAACGTTTCCAACAACTTTTAAAACGTATCCAACAACTTGTAAAACGTATCCAACAACAGCGGTTCATTTGAACTACGGAAGCATCAACAGTAACGCTACACGCCACGGCAACAAAGCTCATTGCTACGATTACTGTGTAAAGGACGAAGTATCCTTGGCCAAGCTGTTCATGAAACCTTTTATGGCGCAGTTCAATGCGTTTGACCAGAGCTTCGATTCTTCAGCAGCTCTTTCCGTTCTCTGTGGAGCTTTGCCCTTCACCTCCGTCCAAAAGTTGGCTGGTGATGTTAGGTTCAATGTGCGTAATAAATGGGCACATTGCAACTTCGCAGACTGGACGGAAAAGCACTACGATACCTGCTTTGATCTCATGGAGGCTCTAGTTAAAAATCTTGGAGTTCTACCTATCGATGAAACAAGAGTACTTGGTACACTGAAGTTGTGGAGGAATCACG GGCTGGAAATTTGTCTTGGCACACCGCTCGATAACACTCTTCTTAAAACGTTTCACAAAGAAGTTCAGCAACTCTCCGCCGACCTCTTAGACTGCAAAGTACAAAGTGCGAAGATCACTGTTACTCTTAACCAGTTTAAGACCGAGCTCGACAGGGCTGTTGCGCTCAAGGACGATCAAGACATGGCACGAGATGAGATGAAGGAAACATCACAGGAAGTTCAAATCCTTTGCAAAGCTCTCGAGGACAAAAGCATTTCTATGCGCAAAGATTTGGACTCGGTGATCGCAACAGTGAATAGAATGCCGACATCTGAAGATGATTTCAAACAAGTTGTGTTTGACGCTCCAGATCAGAACAAGTTTTTTGCAGGTAGGGCAAGCGAAATAAAAAGCCTTGAAAGATGCCTTCCATTGGATAAAAGCAAGCAAGTTAGAATGGCAGCCATCTGTGGTCTTGGAGGATGTGGAAAGACTACATTGGCCATTCAGTTTGCGTGGAAATATAAAAACGAATACGAGGGAGGTGTTTTTTGGATTTCCATGGAGGAtgacaaaaagtttgaaaattctgTAACTGACCTAGCTTTGCGCTTGAAGATTTACGCAAATTCGTTTGATGTGACCCTTTCCAAGTTTCTAACGTGGATCTCTAGACAGGAAAAGACCTGGCTGTTGGTTCTTGATGATGTGGACCAGTTTAACCTCTCTGAAGGAATGCATAAGGTCTTGTTTGGTCGATGGAAGAGGCAGGCAAGTGGCCATGTCCTTTTAACAACAAGGCGTGAACCAAAGGAGGTCAGTGAGTCTCTAACTCTGGAACCATCCTGTTGTCTTCAAGTTTCTGTCTTCCCAGAGGACGACGCTAAGTGTTTTCTTGTTGCACGAAGTGGCATCAATAATGCAGCAGAAGAGGAGGCTGCTTTAGATGAGCTAGTTCGCGAGCTTGGATCTTTACCTCTCGCTCTGGAGCAAGCTGGTGCGCATATTAAAGCTCTTGAATGCTCCGTTAGTAGTTACCTTGAAGAATATAAAAGTCAGCGAATGAAATTGTTGAGTCAACGGATGGCAAAACCGTCTTGGGAATACGAATCTCCAGCTCGGCGGGCAGTGCACACCACATGGCTTTTAAACTTTGAGTACGTAAAAAGGTCAAATTATGGAGACGTTGCATCCCGTTTTGTGCAAGCTGCTGCATTTCTAGCACCAAATGAAATTCAAGAAGAGTTAATCAACAGTCAACTGCTATCAGCAGATGGTCAATCTATACAAAGCCGTAACCTTCCCCTTATGAAAGAATGCGTCATAGAGACCTTGACAAAATTTTCACTTTTTCAGAGAAAAAGATCCAGTACCCTTTGGTTGCACCATTTGGTCCAGGAGGTCATTCGCAGCAGACTGACCGTTGACGAGACCTCTTCCTCATTGATAAGCGCGGTGAAAATTGTTGATCAAGCTTTCCGCAACTGCCCCTCACCGGAAAGAATCCCTAAAGATGTCGGAACAAGTGTGCGCGAGCAACCGTCTGCGCATGTCGCCAATCGTTCCCTTTTTTACTTGTGGTCCAAGTTAACAACTCATTCTTCTGAGCTACAGTATCACCTGAAGTTGTTTTTGGATAAGAATAACATTGGGCGCGAAGACAAAGCAGTCATTCTAAGTCAAGAGGCATCTCATGTTGTGTATCAAAATGCAATCCATTTAAGCGTCCATGGCCATCAAAAGGATGCAAAAGAATCCGAAAGATTAGCAATACAAATTTTGGATTCGTGTCCAAGTGATGATGAAATTTCGAAGGATTTCAAGGATCTGCTTCCCCATACCCTGCCTTTTCCTCAAAAATTACAGAAGACTGTACTGTACTCTTGTCACCCCCCAATAGAGAATCAGGCGATTGTATCGGGAAAAGAAATGCATCCAGAGAGTGCTTCCACAGACGATATTCGTTTGCGAGGAAACGACTTGTTCAAAGCTGGACGTTTCAGAGAAGCTGTTGAAGCGTATACAGAGGCTCTCGAAGCTACTAAAGATGCCAAACACCAGGATCCGCGTTTATTTCACAATCGAGCAACCGCGCACCTCAAActaagaaattttgaaaaatgtctcCAAGATTCCCAAGAGTACATTAAGCTCATGCCTAATTGCTGGAAGGGGTACTCAAGGAGAGCTTTAGCTTTAACTGGCCTTGGAATGAGGTCTTCAGCTTTGTGCTCCGCGGCTATTGCATATCACCATGACAAAAACAGTTGCTGTGATTATGAAGCGTTTCGAACGGAATTCAAAGATCTAGATTCCAAGCTGGAAGTTGTTGAGTCTTCCGAACAACTCATGCGTTCTCTAGAGCGAAACAAGAATGAGAATTTGCCAAGGAAAGTGCTTCTTCTTGCCAATACACATTACGAAATGGGAGATGCTGCAGACCCCGATTGTTTTTTCACGTCAATGGCCTCTCTTGGAGATAAAGCAGACCTAATATTAAACTGTGGTGAACTCTCTATAATCAAAGATTGTGTTTTccaaaacattaaattttcagGAAAATGTGCAATTTTCATTCCAGCAGATGGAAATGCAGAGTTCTACAAATGCACATTTCGGAACTCTGTATTAGATTGTCCGGTGATGGCGATTGAAGGCAAGGCGAGGCTTTTTGAATGCGAGATCAGGAACAGCGAAGGAAGCGGTCTTGGCATTTGGGGACCTTTTGCATCTGTGGAACTCATTAAATGCCAAATCAGTGGAAATGGAAGGATGAATAATCCGAACACCTATGGGATAAGAGCATTTGACAGGGGACAGTTACTGGTAAACAAATGCCACGTCTATGGAAATACAAGGGGGATTTGGCTTGACGAAGGTCCAAGAGAGGGTGTCCCAGCTAGAGGAGTAACAATAACAGATTCCGAGATTTACGACAACAAATATGAGGGTGTTGTTGTAGGTGGGGTCCCGGGGTCAGCTGTGTGCCCATTCGGTGTTATACTCAGGAACAAAATTTACCACAATGGAACTTTTGGCTTTCGCGCAACTCTTTGTATTGACGACGTGCTTTTAGAGGGCAACATGGTGTTCAAAAACCTGTGGTGGGGAATTTTTGTGCACAACAATTCTGGTGGTCTCTATAAAAACAACGAGATTTACAGCAACAAAATGGGCGGAGTCATGATCGGAAAACGAAGTCCAGGAAAGACACCATGTGTGCTGGAAAACAACTATATCCATGACAATTGTGGGCCAGCCTTTCGGGAGGGACTTCGCCCCAACGAAGGCGACTCTTTTCCACGTGAATTTAAGGTTTTTTTCGAAAAAGCACTACAAGAAAGAGTGTTGGGCCAAGGTATGGCAACGGATGTGACTGTTCCCAATATGACTTCAGCGGAGATTAAATCCAACCAGTGCCTTAGAAACGACCTAGGGCAGACAAATTTAAAAGGAGCTACTGGGAATACTTactgtcttttttgttttcggCATGATGTTGAATTGAAAACATGCAAACGTTGCATGACGGCGAGATACTGTGGGAAGGAATGCCAAAAACAGCACTGGAAGAAGCACAAAAACAGTTGCAAAGCTATGGGTGAAAGGAACCTCTTAGAAGTTTCTCTGCCAACAATTCCTACGGCAAGGTTTGTTAGGTTCCATCCAGACATAGAACCTTCTGGACCAGATTATGCATTCCCTCCACCAAGAGATGGAAGTCGATTCATTGTGAAAATTCAAACCTTAGAACCAGGACCCTTTTTAGGCACAGGCTCAGGAATGATCAGCAATGAACAAGATCCGATCGAAGCGAGAATGCGGATTTTTGATCGTAGCCATTCCGTGTATTTCCAACTTAGTGGTAAACCCCAGCTCTATCATTTAGTGATGGAGTGCGGGATGATAGGAGTCAGTTTGAACTTTACTAAGAAGTTGTATGCTTGGGCGGCATTCAAAGACGCCCAAACCCTTCGAATTCTCACTCACGAATTTCCACAAGTTCAAAACTGGTGA
- the LOC138009502 gene encoding uncharacterized protein isoform X2: MASSSGTSQEQRRWVVVGIALHEVLIPCLRDKIKSEMTPFYQHTVRNFGLDKQTFGTHCKTFPTTFKTYPTTCKTYPTTAVHLNYGSINSNATRHGNKAHCYDYCVKDEVSLAKLFMKPFMAQFNAFDQSFDSSAALSVLCGALPFTSVQKLAGDVRFNVRNKWAHCNFADWTEKHYDTCFDLMEALVKNLGVLPIDETRVLGTLKLWRNHGLEICLGTPLDNTLLKTFHKEVQQLSADLLDCKVQSAKITVTLNQFKTELDRAVALKDDQDMARDEMKETSQEVQILCKALEDKSISMRKDLDSVIATVNRMPTSEDDFKQVVFDAPDQNKFFAGRASEIKSLERCLPLDKSKQVRMAAICGLGGCGKTTLAIQFAWKYKNEYEGGVFWISMEDDKKFENSVTDLALRLKIYANSFDVTLSKFLTWISRQEKTWLLVLDDVDQFNLSEGMHKVLFGRWKRQASGHVLLTTRREPKEVSESLTLEPSCCLQVSVFPEDDAKCFLVARSGINNAAEEEAALDELVRELGSLPLALEQAGAHIKALECSVSSYLEEYKSQRMKLLSQRMAKPSWEYESPARRAVHTTWLLNFEYVKRSNYGDVASRFVQAAAFLAPNEIQEELINSQLLSADGQSIQSRNLPLMKECVIETLTKFSLFQRKRSSTLWLHHLVQEVIRSRLTVDETSSSLISAVKIVDQAFRNCPSPERIPKDVGTSVREQPSAHVANRSLFYLWSKLTTHSSELQYHLKLFLDKNNIGREDKAVILSQEASHVVYQNAIHLSVHGHQKDAKESERLAIQILDSCPSDDEISKDFKDLLPHTLPFPQKLQKTVLYSCHPPIENQAIVSGKEMHPESASTDDIRLRGNDLFKAGRFREAVEAYTEALEATKDAKHQDPRLFHNRATAHLKLRNFEKCLQDSQEYIKLMPNCWKGYSRRALALTGLGMRSSALCSAAIAYHHDKNSCCDYEAFRTEFKDLDSKLEVVESSEQLMRSLERNKNENLPRKVLLLANTHYEMGDAADPDCFFTSMASLGDKADLILNCGELSIIKDCVFQNIKFSGKCAIFIPADGNAEFYKCTFRNSVLDCPVMAIEGKARLFECEIRNSEGSGLGIWGPFASVELIKCQISGNGRMNNPNTYGIRAFDRGQLLVNKCHVYGNTRGIWLDEGPREGVPARGVTITDSEIYDNKYEGVVVGGVPGSAVCPFGVILRNKIYHNGTFGFRATLCIDDVLLEGNMVFKNLWWGIFVHNNSGGLYKNNEIYSNKMGGVMIGKRSPGKTPCVLENNYIHDNCGPAFREGLRPNEGDSFPREFKVFFEKALQERVLGQGMATDVTVPNMTSAEIKSNQCLRNDLGQTNLKGATGNTYCLFCFRHDVELKTCKRCMTARYCGKECQKQHWKKHKNSCKAMGERNLLEVSLPTIPTARLCGAAIPTHPYTHKGQPQLREFHSLHFPISVWAP; this comes from the exons ATGGCTTCCTCATCCGGGACATCCCAGGAGCAGCGTAGGTGGGTAGTGGTGGGAATTGCTCTTCACGAGGTTCTCATTCCATGCCTCAGGGACAAAATTAAGAGCGAAATGACACCCTTCTACCAGCACACTGTGCGAAACTTTGGCTTAGACAAGCAAACGTTTGGAACTCACTGTAAAACGTTTCCAACAACTTTTAAAACGTATCCAACAACTTGTAAAACGTATCCAACAACAGCGGTTCATTTGAACTACGGAAGCATCAACAGTAACGCTACACGCCACGGCAACAAAGCTCATTGCTACGATTACTGTGTAAAGGACGAAGTATCCTTGGCCAAGCTGTTCATGAAACCTTTTATGGCGCAGTTCAATGCGTTTGACCAGAGCTTCGATTCTTCAGCAGCTCTTTCCGTTCTCTGTGGAGCTTTGCCCTTCACCTCCGTCCAAAAGTTGGCTGGTGATGTTAGGTTCAATGTGCGTAATAAATGGGCACATTGCAACTTCGCAGACTGGACGGAAAAGCACTACGATACCTGCTTTGATCTCATGGAGGCTCTAGTTAAAAATCTTGGAGTTCTACCTATCGATGAAACAAGAGTACTTGGTACACTGAAGTTGTGGAGGAATCACG GGCTGGAAATTTGTCTTGGCACACCGCTCGATAACACTCTTCTTAAAACGTTTCACAAAGAAGTTCAGCAACTCTCCGCCGACCTCTTAGACTGCAAAGTACAAAGTGCGAAGATCACTGTTACTCTTAACCAGTTTAAGACCGAGCTCGACAGGGCTGTTGCGCTCAAGGACGATCAAGACATGGCACGAGATGAGATGAAGGAAACATCACAGGAAGTTCAAATCCTTTGCAAAGCTCTCGAGGACAAAAGCATTTCTATGCGCAAAGATTTGGACTCGGTGATCGCAACAGTGAATAGAATGCCGACATCTGAAGATGATTTCAAACAAGTTGTGTTTGACGCTCCAGATCAGAACAAGTTTTTTGCAGGTAGGGCAAGCGAAATAAAAAGCCTTGAAAGATGCCTTCCATTGGATAAAAGCAAGCAAGTTAGAATGGCAGCCATCTGTGGTCTTGGAGGATGTGGAAAGACTACATTGGCCATTCAGTTTGCGTGGAAATATAAAAACGAATACGAGGGAGGTGTTTTTTGGATTTCCATGGAGGAtgacaaaaagtttgaaaattctgTAACTGACCTAGCTTTGCGCTTGAAGATTTACGCAAATTCGTTTGATGTGACCCTTTCCAAGTTTCTAACGTGGATCTCTAGACAGGAAAAGACCTGGCTGTTGGTTCTTGATGATGTGGACCAGTTTAACCTCTCTGAAGGAATGCATAAGGTCTTGTTTGGTCGATGGAAGAGGCAGGCAAGTGGCCATGTCCTTTTAACAACAAGGCGTGAACCAAAGGAGGTCAGTGAGTCTCTAACTCTGGAACCATCCTGTTGTCTTCAAGTTTCTGTCTTCCCAGAGGACGACGCTAAGTGTTTTCTTGTTGCACGAAGTGGCATCAATAATGCAGCAGAAGAGGAGGCTGCTTTAGATGAGCTAGTTCGCGAGCTTGGATCTTTACCTCTCGCTCTGGAGCAAGCTGGTGCGCATATTAAAGCTCTTGAATGCTCCGTTAGTAGTTACCTTGAAGAATATAAAAGTCAGCGAATGAAATTGTTGAGTCAACGGATGGCAAAACCGTCTTGGGAATACGAATCTCCAGCTCGGCGGGCAGTGCACACCACATGGCTTTTAAACTTTGAGTACGTAAAAAGGTCAAATTATGGAGACGTTGCATCCCGTTTTGTGCAAGCTGCTGCATTTCTAGCACCAAATGAAATTCAAGAAGAGTTAATCAACAGTCAACTGCTATCAGCAGATGGTCAATCTATACAAAGCCGTAACCTTCCCCTTATGAAAGAATGCGTCATAGAGACCTTGACAAAATTTTCACTTTTTCAGAGAAAAAGATCCAGTACCCTTTGGTTGCACCATTTGGTCCAGGAGGTCATTCGCAGCAGACTGACCGTTGACGAGACCTCTTCCTCATTGATAAGCGCGGTGAAAATTGTTGATCAAGCTTTCCGCAACTGCCCCTCACCGGAAAGAATCCCTAAAGATGTCGGAACAAGTGTGCGCGAGCAACCGTCTGCGCATGTCGCCAATCGTTCCCTTTTTTACTTGTGGTCCAAGTTAACAACTCATTCTTCTGAGCTACAGTATCACCTGAAGTTGTTTTTGGATAAGAATAACATTGGGCGCGAAGACAAAGCAGTCATTCTAAGTCAAGAGGCATCTCATGTTGTGTATCAAAATGCAATCCATTTAAGCGTCCATGGCCATCAAAAGGATGCAAAAGAATCCGAAAGATTAGCAATACAAATTTTGGATTCGTGTCCAAGTGATGATGAAATTTCGAAGGATTTCAAGGATCTGCTTCCCCATACCCTGCCTTTTCCTCAAAAATTACAGAAGACTGTACTGTACTCTTGTCACCCCCCAATAGAGAATCAGGCGATTGTATCGGGAAAAGAAATGCATCCAGAGAGTGCTTCCACAGACGATATTCGTTTGCGAGGAAACGACTTGTTCAAAGCTGGACGTTTCAGAGAAGCTGTTGAAGCGTATACAGAGGCTCTCGAAGCTACTAAAGATGCCAAACACCAGGATCCGCGTTTATTTCACAATCGAGCAACCGCGCACCTCAAActaagaaattttgaaaaatgtctcCAAGATTCCCAAGAGTACATTAAGCTCATGCCTAATTGCTGGAAGGGGTACTCAAGGAGAGCTTTAGCTTTAACTGGCCTTGGAATGAGGTCTTCAGCTTTGTGCTCCGCGGCTATTGCATATCACCATGACAAAAACAGTTGCTGTGATTATGAAGCGTTTCGAACGGAATTCAAAGATCTAGATTCCAAGCTGGAAGTTGTTGAGTCTTCCGAACAACTCATGCGTTCTCTAGAGCGAAACAAGAATGAGAATTTGCCAAGGAAAGTGCTTCTTCTTGCCAATACACATTACGAAATGGGAGATGCTGCAGACCCCGATTGTTTTTTCACGTCAATGGCCTCTCTTGGAGATAAAGCAGACCTAATATTAAACTGTGGTGAACTCTCTATAATCAAAGATTGTGTTTTccaaaacattaaattttcagGAAAATGTGCAATTTTCATTCCAGCAGATGGAAATGCAGAGTTCTACAAATGCACATTTCGGAACTCTGTATTAGATTGTCCGGTGATGGCGATTGAAGGCAAGGCGAGGCTTTTTGAATGCGAGATCAGGAACAGCGAAGGAAGCGGTCTTGGCATTTGGGGACCTTTTGCATCTGTGGAACTCATTAAATGCCAAATCAGTGGAAATGGAAGGATGAATAATCCGAACACCTATGGGATAAGAGCATTTGACAGGGGACAGTTACTGGTAAACAAATGCCACGTCTATGGAAATACAAGGGGGATTTGGCTTGACGAAGGTCCAAGAGAGGGTGTCCCAGCTAGAGGAGTAACAATAACAGATTCCGAGATTTACGACAACAAATATGAGGGTGTTGTTGTAGGTGGGGTCCCGGGGTCAGCTGTGTGCCCATTCGGTGTTATACTCAGGAACAAAATTTACCACAATGGAACTTTTGGCTTTCGCGCAACTCTTTGTATTGACGACGTGCTTTTAGAGGGCAACATGGTGTTCAAAAACCTGTGGTGGGGAATTTTTGTGCACAACAATTCTGGTGGTCTCTATAAAAACAACGAGATTTACAGCAACAAAATGGGCGGAGTCATGATCGGAAAACGAAGTCCAGGAAAGACACCATGTGTGCTGGAAAACAACTATATCCATGACAATTGTGGGCCAGCCTTTCGGGAGGGACTTCGCCCCAACGAAGGCGACTCTTTTCCACGTGAATTTAAGGTTTTTTTCGAAAAAGCACTACAAGAAAGAGTGTTGGGCCAAGGTATGGCAACGGATGTGACTGTTCCCAATATGACTTCAGCGGAGATTAAATCCAACCAGTGCCTTAGAAACGACCTAGGGCAGACAAATTTAAAAGGAGCTACTGGGAATACTTactgtcttttttgttttcggCATGATGTTGAATTGAAAACATGCAAACGTTGCATGACGGCGAGATACTGTGGGAAGGAATGCCAAAAACAGCACTGGAAGAAGCACAAAAACAGTTGCAAAGCTATGGGTGAAAGGAACCTCTTAGAAGTTTCTCTGCCAACAATTCCTACGGCAAG